In Tachypleus tridentatus isolate NWPU-2018 chromosome 7, ASM421037v1, whole genome shotgun sequence, a genomic segment contains:
- the LOC143257810 gene encoding protein kinase C-binding protein NELL1-like, whose protein sequence is MVRIPWNEWFLLQMLISITSTSIQIEQRYEVDLVNGLDVYNATYAGLTVVEGFHRLTPAVKLTGVSRQLILSQELSRKAARLLATSNEFTFMVTLKQERRNTGTLFGFSEGNDRFLEIQSSGRKDEIRLHYTNNNMVYVETFPYRLADDKWHQVALSVSGNAVDLFVDCNRIYKQVISDVDRNVSSRNTSLWLGQRNSHQFLFQGILQDAKIIGKSHGYIVQCPHLDTDCPTCGQFRKLQMSVLNLEKHMKTLEEKLVQAETRLSAVEECECRINCHVNGSVRLDGSSWEVDCESCSCVKGNTTCHRKSCNPVPCKNPVQLPGHCCPTCLKKCLIDGKLYDHGEEENRRPCQKCYCNNGNMNCEKLQKCPTLPCPVEDYIYIEGKCCPTCKDTDYCSQGHDCHVNATCFNLHTNYTCYCNEGYQGNGRDCEDVDECLQKGGHKGHYCRENTRCVNLHSSYSCECLPGYKREDDYYCADEDECVTGRHSCDVNAICKNTDGSYHCQCMEGYIGSGHSCRPVCNETCLNGGQCVAPGICSCRHGYTGPSCELDIDECNLRIHECHPDSECINMPGWYYCLCRPGYENKLTDNYRGVVCQDINECTSNSHTCHHSTVCVNKEGGYKCDCKENSTCSLNCMYHGTETRDGETWLAAAGSTCTECSCNSGVVTCQKQTCDCSRTDIDLECCPQCDVTTFCRHQEVPRIFRNGERWVYQCQVCECLFGEVDCWDQECPPVTCDHPARYDGDCCFRCEDDVCSSKTFTSDESSGNVTTNVYHGRGCTYKEQLYQLRVPVPANRDSCISCNYEFGSLFL, encoded by the exons ATGGTTAGGATACCATGGAATGAATGGTTTCTCCTGCAAATGTTGATTTCCATCACAT cTACTAGTATACAGATAGAACAAAGGTATGAAGTTGATCTAGTTAATGGACTCGATGTTTACAACGCCACTTACGCAGGGTTAACTGTGGTTGAAGGATTTCATAGGTTAACTCCAGCGGTCAAACTGACAG GAGTTTCCAGGCAACTCATTCTGTCGCAAGAACTTTCCAGGAAGGCAGCTCGACTTCTTGCTACAAGCAACGAATTTACGTTCATGGTTACACTTAAGCAAGAAAGAAGAAATACAGGAACGTTGTTTGGATTTTCGGAGGGAAACGACAG ATTTCTGGAAATACAGAGCAGTGGAAGAAAAGACGAAATACGACTACATTATACCAACAATAATATGGTTTATGTTGAAACATTTCCTTACCGCTTAGCTGATGACAAATGGCATCAGGTGGCGTTATCAGTTAGTGGCAATGCTGTCGATTTGTTTGTGGATTGTAATCGTATTTATAAACAGGTCATATCTGATGTTGATCGAAATGTTTCCTCAAGGAACACCTCGTTGTGGCTTGGGCAAAGAAATTCACACCAATTTTTATTCCAg GGAATTTTACAAGATGCCAAAATTATTGGAAAATCTCATGGATATATTGTACAGTGTCCTCATCTTGATACAg ACTGTCCGACTTGTGGCCAGTTTAGAAAGCTACAGATGTCGGTCCTGAACTTAGAAAAGCACATGAAAACATTAGAAGAAAAA TTAGTCCAAGCAGAAACGAGGCTTTCAGCTGTGGAGGAATGTGAATGTAGGATAAACTGTCATGTGAATGGAAGTGTTCGTCTGGACGGTTCCTCATGGGAAGTGGACTGTGAAAGTTGTTCATGTGTG AAAGGAAACACTACGTGCCACCGTAAGTCCTGTAATCCAGTGCCATGTAAAAATCCTGTTCAACTTCCAGGACACTGTTGCCCCACGTGTTTAA AAAAGTGCCTAATTGATGGAAAATTGTACGACCATGGAGAGGAAGAGAACCGAAGACCATGTCAGAAATGCTATTGCAAT AATGGTAACATGAACTGCGAAAAGCTTCAGAAATGTCCAACACTGCCTTGTCCAGTTGaagattatatttacatagaaggGAAGTGTTGCCCAACTTGCAAAG acaCAGACTACTGCTCACAAGGCCACGACTGCCACGTGAATGCCACTTGTTTTAACCTTCATACGAACTACACGTGTTATTGCAATGAAGGATACCAGGGAAATGGAAGAGATTGTGAAG ATGTCGATGAATGCCTCCAGAAAGGTGGACACAAAGGCCACTATTGTAGAGAAAACACTCGGTGTGTTAACTTACATAGCAGTTACTCCTGTGAGTGTCTTCCTGGTTACAAACGAGAAGATGATTACTACTGCGCAG ATGAGGACGAATGTGTTACTGGTCGACACAGTTGTGATGTAAATGCCATTTGCAAGAACACTGATGGAAGCTATCACTGCCAGTGTATGGAGGGGTACATCGGAAGTGGACATTCCTGCAGAC CTGTATGCAACGAGACTTGTTTAAACGGTGGTCAGTGCGTGGCACCAGGAATTTGCTCATGTCGTCATGGCTACACGGGTCCTAGTTGTGAGCTTG ACATTGATGAGTGTAATCTGAGAATCCACGAATGTCATCCTGATTCAGAGTGTATTAATATGCCCGGATGGTATTACTGTCTTTGTCGACCAGGCTACGAGAACAAACTAACTGACAATTATCGAGGCGTTGTGTGTCAAG ATATCAACGAATGCACCAGCAACTCTCACACGTGCCACCATTCAACTGTTTGTGTCAATAAAGAAGGAGGTTATAAGTGTGACTGTAAAGAAAATTCCACGTGTTCCCTAA ATTGTATGTATCATGGAACCGAAACACGAGATGGCGAGACCTGGCTAGCAGCAGCAGGATCGACTTGCACGGAGTGTTCGTGTAATAGTGGTGTCGTCACATGCCAAAAACAGACGTGTGATTGTAGCAGGACTGACATTGATCTAGAGTGCTGCCCGCAGTGTGACGTCACTACTTTCTGTCGTCACCAGGAAGTGCCAAGAATATTTCGTAATGGAGAACGTTGGGTTTATCAATGTCAAGTTTGCGAATGTTta TTTGGAGAAGTTGACTGTTGGGATCAAGAGTGTCCACCAGTGACGTGTGATCATCCTGCTAGATACGATGGTGATTGTTGCTTCCGTTGTGAAGATGACGTTTGCAGCTCAAAAACTTTCACTAGTGATGAAAGCAGTGGTAATGTCACAACAAATGTCTACCATGGTCGAGGCTGTACGTACAAGGAGCAGTTGTATCAGTTAAGGGTACCAGTCCCTGCCAATCGCGACTCCTGTATTTCCTGCAATTATGAG TTCGGAAGCCTCTTCCTTTGA